The genomic DNA GCTGGACCTTCCCCCGGAGGAGGGGAATCGGCGGGTCCGTGCGATCCTCACCTACCTCACGGACCGATAGCGTGCCGGCGGCGTTACGCACCGGTAGCCGGTACGTTGACCCTATGGCGAATCCCGTTGGCCCCACCCCCATCGACCTGCACGCCCTGCGCCGCGCGCCCAAGGTCCTGCTCCACGACCACCTGGACGGCGGGCTCCGGCCCGCCACGGTCCTCGAGCTCGCCGCCGAGACGGGCTACGACGCGCTGCCCGCCGCCACTGAGCCGGAGCTCGCCGCGTGGTTCCGTGACGCCGCGGACTCGGGGTCGCTCGTGCAGTACCTCGAGACGTTCGAGCACACCGTCGGCGTGATGCAGACGCCCGAGGCGCTGGCCCGGGTGGCGCGCGAGTGCGCCGAGGACCTCGCGGCGGACGGGGTGGTCTACGCCGAGGTGCGGTTCGCGCCCGAACAGCACCTGCAGGGCGGCCTGTCGCTCGACGAGGTGATGGAGGCGGTGCTCGCCGGCTTCGCGTCGGGTGAGTCCGCGGCACGGACCGCCGGCCGCCCGATCGTGGTGCGCTGCCTGGTGACCGCGATGCGGCACGCCGCCCGCTCCCGGGAGATCGCGGAGCTGACGGTGCGCTGGCGCGACCGGGGTGCCGTCGGATTCGACATCGCCGGCGCGGAGGCCGGATTCCCGCCCAGCCGCCACCTCGACGCCTTCGAGTACATGCGGGATCACTCCGCGCCCTTCACCATTCACGCGGGCGAGGCCTTCGGTCTGCCGTCGATCCACGAGGCGCTGGCCTTCTGCGGCTGCGACCGGCTGGGGCACGGTGTGCGGATCGTCGACGACATCTCCGGCGTCGAGCCCGGCGCCACCGACGTCTCCGGCGCGGTCCTGGGCCGGGTCGCGGCGCGGGTGCGGGACGCGCGCATCCCGTTGGAGCTGTGCCCCAGCTCCAACGTCCAGACCGGTGCGGTCGCGTCGTTGCAGGAGCACCCGTTCAACCTGCTGGCGCAGCTCCGTTTCCGCGTCACGGTGAACACGGACAACCGGCTGATGAGCGACACGACGATGAGCGCGGAGATGCTCAAGCTGGTGGAGACCTTCGGCTACGGCTGGACGGACCTGCAGCGCTTCACCATCAACGCGATGAAGTCGGCGTTCCTGCCCTTCGACGAGCGGCTCGCGATCATCGACGACGTGATCAAGCCCGGATTCGCGGTGCTGATCGGCTGATCCCGGCGCGCCCCGCGGCGGTCCGCCGCGGGGTCGTCACTTGGAGGTCAGCCGGTCCTCGAAGTCGTGCTCGAGCGCCCGCCAGGCCTCGGCCTCGTTGTCGAACGGGCCCGACGGGGCCAGCCGGCGCGGCTGCGGGTCGAGCGCGTAGGAGACGAAGAAGCCGAGCGGGGTGGTGGGGCGCAGGGCCTCCCGCACCGACGAGTCGTCCGCGAAGTCGGCCGAGTCGAGCAGCAGCTCCACGGCGAGGTCGAGCTGGTCGCGGTCGATGCGGCGCGGGCCGTCGGCGATGTCCTCGCCGATCCCGGGCAGCACGTACACGTTGTCGTCGTAGAC from Tsukamurella paurometabola includes the following:
- a CDS encoding adenosine deaminase translates to MANPVGPTPIDLHALRRAPKVLLHDHLDGGLRPATVLELAAETGYDALPAATEPELAAWFRDAADSGSLVQYLETFEHTVGVMQTPEALARVARECAEDLAADGVVYAEVRFAPEQHLQGGLSLDEVMEAVLAGFASGESAARTAGRPIVVRCLVTAMRHAARSREIAELTVRWRDRGAVGFDIAGAEAGFPPSRHLDAFEYMRDHSAPFTIHAGEAFGLPSIHEALAFCGCDRLGHGVRIVDDISGVEPGATDVSGAVLGRVAARVRDARIPLELCPSSNVQTGAVASLQEHPFNLLAQLRFRVTVNTDNRLMSDTTMSAEMLKLVETFGYGWTDLQRFTINAMKSAFLPFDERLAIIDDVIKPGFAVLIG